A genomic window from Silene latifolia isolate original U9 population chromosome 11, ASM4854445v1, whole genome shotgun sequence includes:
- the LOC141614506 gene encoding uncharacterized protein LOC141614506, with protein MKGVKRFGIKGKLCPKYIRPYEVLERVGEVTYRLALPPNMSKVHDVFHMSQLRRYRSDPSHVLQDDVIEVKPNLTYEERPVRILERQEKRLRNKVVPLVRVLWRSQKFEQETWETEASM; from the coding sequence atgaaaggtgttaagagatTTGGGATTAAGGGCAAGCTTTGTCCTAAGTACATTAGACCGTATGAGGTGCTtgagagagttggcgaggtaacctataggttggctttacctccgaatATGTCGAAGGTTCACGATGTTTTTCATATGTcgcagttgcgtcgttatcgcagtgatccttctcatgttcttCAGGATGATGTTATCGAGGTTAAGCCTAACCTGACGTATGAGGAACGACCCGTTCGTATTTTGGAACGTCAGGAAAAGAGGCTAAGGAACAAGGTTGTACCTTTAGTTCGGGTTCTGTGGAGGAgtcagaagtttgagcaagagacttgggaaaccgaagcaTCAATGTGA
- the LOC141614505 gene encoding uncharacterized protein LOC141614505 — protein MRWQKEQEFLRLQQGSMTVEGYTNKFVKLSRFVTSVAMDEVSRTRRYEKNLAPKARTSMYGIPSTSFQQAYDRALSVYDSVLATDAEEGVKSNFVKRPYVTPSAPQKRQKYEAHSYTLRDQGQAKRDLSYYKCGKANHPGTTCVTGTPITCYTCKASGHKSIDCPQKPETEAPKVDAPKAGRVFVMSRAEADANPDVVTGTFLVHSFSAFVLFYTGASMSFVSESFFVRAGLTSSSSIHTSISLPTGEIVSCSVLFKDVPVSIAGVILPADLVQLKLGEFDMILGMDWLSGFLL, from the coding sequence ATGCGctggcagaaggagcaggagttccttcgtctacaGCAAGGTTCCATGACAGTTGAGGggtacaccaacaagttcgtgaagctgtcgCGATTCGTTACTTCTGTGGCTATGGACGAGGTGTCGAGGACTCGTCGTTATGAGAAGAATCTGGCTCCCAAGGCCCGGACATCTATGTATGGCATTCCTTCGACTTCTTTCCAGCAGGCTTACGATCGTGCTCTTAGTGTCTATGATTCAGTACTTGCTACCGATGCTGAGGAGGGTGTGAAGAGTAATTTcgtgaagaggccttatgttACTCCCAGTGCTCCCCAGAAGAGGCAGAAGTATGAGGCTCATTCGTACACTCTGCGTGACCAGGGTCAAGCTAAGAGGGATTTGTCTTACTACAAGTGTGGAAAGGCGAACCACCCGGGTACGACATGTGTTACTGGTACTCCGATTACATGTTATACCTGCAAGGCTTCGGGACACAAGTCGATCGATTGCCCCCAGAAACCAGAGACGGAAGCGCCGAAGGTTGATGCTCCGAAGGCTGGTCGTGTGTTTGTCATGAGTCGTGCTGAGGCAGATGCTAATCCAGAcgtggttacgggtacctttctcgttcactcTTTTTCTGCTTTTGTCCTTTTTTATACGGGTGCgtcgatgtctttcgtatccgaatcctttttCGTCCGAGCTGGACTCACATCCTCATCATCCattcatacctctatatccctcCCTACGGGcgagattgtttcttgctccgttctgttcaaggacgtacctgtcagtatTGCAGGGGTGATCCTTCCTGCGGACCTTGTCCAATTAAAACTTGGAGAGTTTGATATGATTTTGGGCATGGACTGGTTAAGTGGGTTTCTGCTttga